One window of Alkaliphilus metalliredigens QYMF genomic DNA carries:
- a CDS encoding 4Fe-4S dicluster domain-containing protein, producing MTGIIVADIKARKHRQGPASIGARALTSIVSKLPNNGKGALKYIVNEQCKQCGTCVKVCPTQNIEVANKVQFSDHCTSCYGCLHL from the coding sequence ATGACAGGGATAATTGTAGCAGACATCAAAGCTCGAAAGCATCGGCAAGGTCCAGCATCGATAGGAGCAAGGGCGCTAACCTCAATTGTTAGTAAGCTGCCTAATAATGGAAAGGGTGCATTAAAATACATCGTAAACGAGCAATGTAAGCAGTGCGGTACCTGTGTCAAGGTCTGTCCTACCCAAAACATCGAGGTTGCAAATAAGGTTCAGTTTAGTGACCACTGTACAAGTTGCTATGGGTGTCTGCACCTTTGA
- a CDS encoding metallophosphoesterase, whose product MNKLLSIGFSIVIFALLVLSILYVGFRLQKIFGLNSLYLVQFGVAVGVIGAMATIVIAVKSSSQLVGILNIIGGYIFTFYIFLFFALIFFHAIQTIWNLPMAWSGTVALALSLIVTVVGALLGNSFVVNEKEIKLSGLKSEVDVMLISDVHLGHHRSKDYLAKIVEETNRRKPDLVLITGDLIDSEAALLPGVLNPLSDFAAPTYFVGGNHEKYIDNERTLQLIESHGIRVLRNEVVEIQGLQLVGFDYMNADEDTFDMHPSDDTRTIKSVLPSIPLKSDMPSVLMHHSPVGVQYAATAGIDLMVSGHTHAGQVFPFTLFNEITFPFNKGLHQHDKTKVFVSQGAGTYMLRARLGTSNEINMLRLISEGV is encoded by the coding sequence ATGAATAAGCTGTTGTCCATCGGATTTTCTATTGTAATTTTCGCTTTGCTCGTTCTGTCCATACTGTATGTGGGCTTTAGGCTACAAAAGATTTTTGGGCTAAATTCTTTATATCTGGTACAGTTTGGCGTTGCCGTTGGGGTCATCGGTGCTATGGCTACCATAGTAATAGCGGTGAAGTCTTCAAGTCAGTTGGTTGGAATTCTAAATATTATAGGCGGTTATATTTTCACTTTCTATATTTTTCTGTTTTTCGCACTTATCTTTTTTCATGCGATTCAAACTATTTGGAACTTGCCTATGGCGTGGAGCGGAACGGTAGCCTTGGCCTTGTCCCTAATTGTAACTGTGGTAGGTGCCCTGTTGGGTAACTCCTTTGTAGTAAATGAGAAGGAAATAAAACTTTCGGGGCTAAAAAGTGAGGTTGATGTAATGCTCATCTCAGACGTACATCTAGGTCACCATCGCAGCAAGGACTATCTTGCAAAAATAGTAGAGGAAACTAATCGTCGAAAGCCGGATTTAGTTCTCATCACCGGGGATTTGATCGACTCTGAGGCGGCACTCCTGCCCGGCGTCCTTAATCCACTTTCTGACTTTGCGGCACCTACCTACTTCGTAGGTGGCAACCACGAGAAGTACATCGACAACGAGCGAACGCTTCAACTGATTGAAAGTCACGGCATTCGGGTTCTACGTAACGAGGTCGTCGAGATCCAGGGACTCCAATTAGTCGGATTTGACTACATGAATGCGGACGAGGATACCTTTGACATGCACCCATCCGATGATACCCGTACAATCAAATCAGTTTTGCCAAGCATTCCTTTAAAGTCGGATATGCCATCGGTGCTAATGCATCATAGTCCGGTCGGTGTTCAGTACGCCGCAACAGCAGGGATTGACTTAATGGTGTCAGGTCATACACACGCGGGCCAAGTCTTTCCATTTACATTATTTAACGAGATTACGTTTCCGTTCAACAAGGGGCTTCACCAACATGACAAAACCAAAGTGTTTGTTTCCCAAGGTGCTGGTACTTACATGTTACGCGCGCGCCTAGGCACATCCAATGAAATTAATATGCTACGGTTGATATCCGAGGGGGTGTAG
- a CDS encoding class I SAM-dependent methyltransferase: protein MEVCSFIKQYYYNPMTVGALVPSSKNLADKMIEDINFSNAECILEYGPGTGIFTEKILQKKKNNTVLLTIEYNDAFYNILKNKFEDHQNFFIVKDSAANIIEHLDRHNIKKVDYVISGIPFASLDDNISCDILSSTKEILGNEGVFITFQYTLFKMKLFSQFFKDIEKSKVLFNFPPAYVLKCKV from the coding sequence ATGGAAGTATGTAGTTTTATAAAACAATATTATTATAACCCTATGACAGTAGGAGCATTGGTTCCGAGTTCTAAGAATCTAGCAGATAAAATGATAGAAGACATTAACTTTTCAAATGCAGAATGTATTTTAGAGTACGGGCCAGGCACTGGGATTTTCACTGAAAAGATATTGCAAAAAAAGAAAAATAATACTGTACTCCTGACTATTGAATACAATGATGCTTTTTATAACATTCTAAAGAATAAGTTCGAAGACCACCAAAACTTTTTTATTGTTAAGGATTCGGCAGCAAATATAATAGAACACCTGGACAGACACAATATTAAAAAAGTAGATTATGTAATCTCAGGAATTCCATTTGCAAGTTTGGATGACAATATAAGTTGCGATATATTATCATCAACAAAAGAAATTTTAGGAAATGAAGGAGTGTTTATAACATTTCAGTACACACTTTTTAAGATGAAGCTCTTTAGTCAGTTTTTTAAAGATATTGAGAAAAGTAAAGTGTTGTTTAACTTTCCGCCAGCATATGTATTGAAATGTAAAGTCTAA
- a CDS encoding TOTE conflict system archaeo-eukaryotic primase domain-containing protein — protein MEYDVLLEKYENLLEENKVLRNENKNLKEQLNIGYSTYNGKHKEVMSIDRNKNIETNRIKVEGTNNYSSPKEKVKLFMSLFKGRSEVYAKRWQNKEGKSGYSPVCLNEWQKGVCNKPQIKCSVCNNKKYALLDEIAIEKHLKGKDILGIYPMLEDESCFFLAMDFDDTGWENDISAIMEICDEKNIPASVERSRSGNGAHIWFFFQEKTSATIARKFGTAILTYAMMKRHEIKFQSYDRLFPNQDTMPKGGLGNLIALPLQLYARKSSNSCFIDTNLSPYDDQWKYLNRVRKLQECDINLIISELGRGNELGVLRTDNDQIPKPWETASVKEKITKTDFPNIIHVIRANGLYIEKEGFSSKSLNVMKRLASFKNSDFYKAQAMRISTYGKPRIISLCDETSEYLCLPRGCEVDLVNLSKEYKIPIEWKDERFYEKTINVEFSGSLREEQEKPVNEMLQFHNGVLSATTAFGKTVIGAKLIAERKLNTLILVHTRQLLEQWKERLGEFLEINEVVPTEEGNKRGRKKQLSAIGQIGAGKNNSHGIIDIAIMQSLVKGDEVKAFIKEYGMVIVDECHHVPAFSFEQIMKNINAKYVYGLTATPIRKDGHHPIIFMQCGPIRYKVDPLKQAIKRPFEHYIIPRFTSFRRSGVENKQDWSIGEIYSDICTSAIRNQFIIEDVLEALRQERNPIILTERTAHVEILAQHLEEKSVNVVTLTGRMSSKKRKVELEKLENLHARNSTVIVATGRLVGEGFDMPKLDTLFLAMPVAWKGTISQYAGRLHRLYESKSEVQIYDYIDIHVNILEKMYQKRLKGYAAIGYSIKSDSNSFNDLNSIFSNNCFLTAFRDDMLATKSGITIVSPYVNKKGLEQILTNLKEIMRKGVKLTVITRPESDYKEKDRFNITCTINDIKKIGGNIVRKSNIHQKFAVMDQRIVWYGGINLLSSNNSDGSIIRLDNLNIADELLCSIDI, from the coding sequence ATGGAATATGATGTTCTTCTAGAAAAATATGAAAATCTGCTGGAAGAAAATAAGGTATTAAGAAATGAAAACAAAAATCTTAAGGAACAGCTTAATATAGGTTATTCCACCTATAATGGAAAACATAAGGAAGTCATGTCTATAGATAGAAATAAAAATATAGAAACAAATAGAATTAAGGTTGAAGGCACTAATAATTACAGTTCTCCTAAAGAAAAGGTTAAGCTATTTATGTCTCTATTTAAAGGACGTTCAGAGGTATATGCTAAACGATGGCAAAATAAAGAAGGGAAATCTGGATATAGCCCAGTATGTTTAAATGAGTGGCAAAAAGGAGTTTGTAATAAACCACAAATAAAATGTTCTGTATGTAATAATAAAAAATATGCATTATTAGATGAGATTGCAATTGAGAAACATCTTAAGGGGAAGGATATACTGGGAATTTATCCTATGCTTGAAGATGAATCTTGTTTTTTTCTTGCAATGGACTTTGATGACACTGGATGGGAAAATGATATTTCTGCTATTATGGAAATTTGTGATGAAAAGAACATTCCAGCTTCAGTTGAACGTTCCAGATCTGGCAATGGTGCTCATATATGGTTCTTTTTTCAAGAAAAAACTAGTGCCACTATAGCTAGAAAATTTGGAACGGCGATACTAACCTACGCTATGATGAAGAGACATGAAATCAAATTCCAATCTTACGATCGTCTATTTCCCAATCAAGATACCATGCCAAAAGGTGGACTTGGAAATTTGATTGCATTACCTTTGCAATTATATGCTAGAAAAAGTAGCAATAGTTGCTTTATTGACACCAATCTTAGTCCCTATGATGATCAATGGAAATACCTTAATCGTGTTAGAAAATTACAGGAATGTGATATTAACCTTATAATATCAGAACTAGGTAGAGGCAATGAATTAGGGGTATTAAGAACAGATAATGATCAGATACCAAAACCATGGGAAACAGCTAGCGTAAAAGAAAAAATAACAAAAACTGATTTTCCTAATATAATCCATGTTATAAGAGCCAATGGACTTTATATAGAAAAGGAAGGATTCTCAAGTAAATCTTTAAATGTAATGAAGCGCTTAGCCTCTTTTAAAAATTCTGACTTTTATAAGGCTCAGGCAATGAGAATATCTACCTATGGTAAACCACGAATCATTTCATTATGTGATGAAACTAGTGAATATTTATGTCTACCTCGTGGATGTGAGGTAGATCTTGTGAATTTATCAAAGGAATATAAAATTCCTATTGAATGGAAAGATGAAAGATTTTATGAAAAAACAATTAATGTTGAGTTTAGCGGAAGCTTAAGGGAAGAACAAGAAAAACCAGTTAACGAAATGCTACAATTTCATAATGGTGTTTTATCTGCAACTACCGCTTTTGGAAAAACCGTAATTGGAGCAAAATTGATTGCTGAAAGAAAGCTAAACACCCTTATACTTGTACATACTAGACAGCTATTAGAACAATGGAAAGAGCGTTTGGGGGAGTTTCTAGAGATTAATGAAGTTGTACCTACAGAAGAAGGTAATAAAAGAGGGCGTAAAAAGCAGCTTAGTGCTATAGGACAAATAGGAGCTGGGAAAAATAATTCTCATGGAATTATTGATATTGCAATTATGCAGTCATTAGTAAAAGGTGATGAGGTAAAGGCGTTTATTAAAGAGTATGGGATGGTTATAGTGGATGAATGTCACCATGTTCCTGCATTTAGCTTTGAACAAATAATGAAGAACATTAATGCAAAATATGTATACGGCTTAACTGCAACCCCCATAAGAAAAGATGGGCATCATCCAATTATATTTATGCAATGTGGACCTATTAGATATAAAGTTGATCCTTTAAAACAAGCTATAAAAAGGCCTTTTGAGCATTATATTATTCCTCGATTTACCTCATTTAGAAGGTCAGGCGTAGAGAATAAACAGGACTGGTCAATTGGAGAAATATATTCAGATATTTGTACAAGTGCTATTCGAAATCAATTTATTATTGAAGATGTATTAGAGGCTTTAAGACAAGAAAGAAATCCAATTATATTAACAGAAAGAACAGCACACGTTGAAATACTTGCGCAACATTTAGAAGAAAAATCAGTGAATGTGGTTACGTTAACTGGGAGGATGTCGTCAAAAAAAAGGAAGGTTGAATTAGAAAAGCTAGAGAACCTGCATGCTCGAAATAGTACTGTAATAGTTGCTACAGGTAGATTGGTAGGAGAAGGATTTGATATGCCAAAATTAGATACTTTGTTTTTAGCTATGCCTGTAGCATGGAAAGGAACAATATCTCAATATGCAGGAAGGCTTCATAGATTATATGAGAGTAAAAGTGAAGTTCAGATATATGATTACATAGATATACATGTAAATATACTTGAAAAAATGTATCAAAAAAGACTAAAGGGATATGCAGCCATTGGGTATTCAATTAAGAGTGATAGCAATTCTTTTAATGATCTTAACTCTATTTTCAGTAATAATTGCTTTTTAACTGCATTTAGAGATGATATGCTGGCTACTAAATCAGGAATCACTATTGTTAGTCCTTATGTTAATAAGAAAGGATTAGAACAAATATTGACCAATTTAAAAGAAATAATGAGAAAAGGAGTAAAACTTACCGTTATTACACGTCCGGAGTCAGATTACAAGGAAAAAGATAGGTTTAATATTACTTGTACAATTAATGATATTAAAAAAATAGGTGGCAATATAGTTCGTAAATCTAACATTCATCAGAAATTTGCTGTAATGGATCAGCGGATCGTTTGGTATGGAGGCATAAATCTTTTAAGTTCTAACAATTCCGACGGAAGTATTATAAGACTAGATAATTTGAATATTGCTGATGAACTACTGTGTTCTATCGATATTTGA
- a CDS encoding transposase, which translates to MLKIIDAEGRSLISITNELDLSSEEVAWLYKKRWETELFFKWIKQHLKIKKIIGHSLNAVMNQIITAIITFVMMRMIQKTSKTSLGLLKIKRLIKHSITKLVNNETFSWTLWLGS; encoded by the coding sequence TTGCTCAAAATCATTGATGCCGAAGGAAGAAGTTTAATTTCTATAACAAATGAACTTGACTTATCCAGTGAAGAAGTTGCTTGGTTATACAAGAAACGCTGGGAGACAGAGCTATTCTTCAAATGGATAAAGCAACATTTGAAAATCAAAAAAATTATTGGACATAGCTTAAATGCAGTAATGAACCAGATTATAACAGCTATCATTACTTTTGTTATGATGAGGATGATTCAAAAGACTTCTAAAACATCCTTAGGCTTATTGAAAATAAAGCGATTGATTAAGCATTCGATAACTAAGCTTGTAAATAATGAGACATTTAGTTGGACGCTATGGCTTGGAAGTTAA
- a CDS encoding DUF5050 domain-containing protein: MKRILLFLIIFSVVMTGCSMPTTSNNNSWNSDANSSNGNLFFGYGGNVYFNIVAEEGIFRLHENPREVSKVAEGIFSRLHIENGWIYTIKLSGEDSGFFKIKTDGTEMDQLMPLSVSKGIEMVKEDNYLYYVDPQSVVGGIYKMHIDEGEEVKLTDDFRARHLYVLDEWLYYLESEGGYVYRVKTDGSVREQLTNNTSFMMMNDEWIYYFFQKGTIKRIRHDGSQEEVIKEEDTLRNQYMNIKDNWLYVSAHKGEGFDTQDWEFYKINLETKEEIMIYEGVVTNIHIINDHIYLHADSSFYRMNLDGTEWIELFDL; this comes from the coding sequence ATGAAAAGAATTTTATTGTTTCTTATTATTTTTTCTGTAGTCATGACAGGTTGTAGTATGCCGACGACAAGCAATAATAACAGTTGGAATAGCGATGCCAATTCATCAAATGGAAACCTCTTCTTTGGCTATGGAGGAAATGTCTATTTTAATATTGTAGCCGAAGAGGGGATCTTTAGATTACATGAAAATCCTCGGGAAGTGTCGAAAGTGGCAGAAGGCATCTTTTCAAGACTCCACATTGAAAATGGGTGGATTTATACTATAAAGCTTTCAGGGGAAGATAGTGGATTTTTCAAAATAAAAACTGACGGAACAGAGATGGATCAATTGATGCCCCTATCAGTTTCAAAAGGAATTGAAATGGTTAAAGAAGATAATTATTTATATTATGTAGACCCTCAATCTGTAGTCGGAGGAATCTATAAAATGCACATTGATGAAGGTGAAGAGGTCAAGTTAACAGATGATTTTAGAGCAAGGCATCTTTACGTATTGGATGAATGGCTGTACTATCTAGAAAGTGAAGGCGGATATGTATACAGAGTTAAAACTGATGGTAGCGTACGAGAACAATTAACTAACAATACTTCTTTTATGATGATGAATGATGAATGGATTTACTACTTTTTCCAGAAAGGAACGATCAAAAGGATTAGACACGATGGCTCACAGGAAGAAGTAATTAAGGAAGAGGACACCCTACGGAATCAATACATGAATATTAAAGATAATTGGCTATATGTATCTGCTCACAAAGGGGAAGGATTCGATACCCAAGATTGGGAGTTTTATAAAATCAATTTGGAAACAAAGGAAGAAATTATGATTTATGAAGGCGTTGTAACGAACATTCACATCATTAATGATCACATCTATTTGCATGCCGACTCAAGCTTTTATCGAATGAATCTAGACGGTACTGAATGGATTGAATTATTTGATCTATAA
- a CDS encoding SurA N-terminal domain-containing protein has protein sequence MKKRVLGLSQRMLIITVLSLIILAFTGCTLQGKEDATELSSQNEIQEVDEDVIALVNGEKVYKEKFELLYEIMEPTGIYEDLNKLKVNILKTLIGEKIEEQKIRELGITASNEEAKEAYEKALDDISFEEFIENNPHIDAEDFLNGMKPALKHDKLYKQETIIGERDLENEEIASVKQTYLNALIKEADIGVQEEYFDLISEIFEVNKLKVKN, from the coding sequence ATGAAAAAGAGAGTGCTGGGTTTAAGCCAAAGAATGCTAATAATTACTGTTTTATCTTTGATTATATTGGCTTTTACAGGTTGTACCCTACAAGGAAAAGAAGATGCAACAGAGCTGTCATCACAAAATGAGATTCAAGAAGTTGATGAAGATGTAATCGCTCTAGTAAATGGAGAAAAAGTATATAAAGAAAAATTCGAACTGCTTTATGAAATCATGGAACCTACAGGTATATATGAGGACTTAAATAAGCTTAAAGTAAATATTTTGAAGACATTGATAGGAGAAAAAATAGAAGAACAAAAGATAAGAGAGTTGGGAATTACGGCAAGTAACGAAGAAGCTAAGGAAGCATATGAGAAAGCCCTAGATGATATTAGTTTTGAAGAGTTTATTGAAAATAATCCCCATATAGACGCAGAAGATTTCTTAAATGGTATGAAACCCGCTCTAAAGCATGACAAATTGTATAAGCAGGAAACGATTATTGGAGAAAGAGATTTGGAAAATGAAGAAATCGCTTCGGTCAAGCAAACCTATTTAAATGCTCTTATCAAAGAAGCAGACATAGGAGTTCAAGAAGAATACTTTGATTTAATATCAGAAATCTTTGAAGTAAATAAGTTAAAGGTAAAAAATTGA
- a CDS encoding DUF4181 domain-containing protein: MKFFIFIFAFRAFMEWKFERESKTYILNILNFAGASLLLIILLLFF; this comes from the coding sequence ATGAAATTTTTTATCTTTATATTTGCTTTCCGTGCTTTTATGGAATGGAAATTTGAAAGAGAATCAAAAACATACATTTTGAATATTTTAAATTTTGCTGGAGCTTCATTGCTTTTGATAATACTCTTATTATTCTTCTAG
- a CDS encoding transposase, whose product MEFLSSCYTSSFQYPEVEKVILVCDNLNTHKISVIYEVFPSEKARELAKRLEIHYTPKHGSWLNIAELELSVFTRQCLNKRIPDIETLQTKAYLWEQNRNESQKELIGILLQKMLV is encoded by the coding sequence ATAGAATTTTTATCTAGTTGTTACACATCATCTTTTCAATATCCTGAAGTAGAAAAAGTCATTCTGGTCTGTGATAACTTGAATACTCATAAAATATCAGTCATTTATGAGGTGTTCCCATCTGAGAAAGCAAGAGAACTTGCTAAACGTTTAGAAATACACTATACCCCAAAACACGGTAGCTGGTTGAATATAGCGGAGTTAGAGTTAAGTGTATTCACAAGGCAGTGTCTTAACAAGAGAATTCCAGATATAGAAACATTGCAAACCAAAGCATATCTATGGGAGCAGAACCGTAATGAATCCCAAAAGGAGTTAATTGGCATTTTACTACAAAAGATGCTCGTATAA
- a CDS encoding DUF2922 domain-containing protein: MVFKTGEDRLVSLRVSVPREDLDATQVKAVMDLIVAKDVVFSAAGNLVAVDSAYIVETATTEL; encoded by the coding sequence ATGGTCTTTAAGACCGGTGAAGATCGTTTAGTCAGCCTGAGAGTCTCCGTCCCTAGAGAGGATCTTGATGCAACACAGGTGAAGGCTGTCATGGATTTAATTGTTGCAAAAGATGTGGTCTTCTCAGCTGCCGGTAACTTAGTGGCGGTGGATAGTGCATACATCGTTGAGACTGCAACAACTGAGCTTTAA
- a CDS encoding RNA polymerase sigma factor codes for MNRLTNKKSTEEIRSYRILFETYKGKVYRVAYYILKNEQDSKDIVQEAFTIAYKKMDTLRDLSKFESWICTIGANLAKDKCKKNGKEILTDDYDKVMPMVSVIEPIELQEEILEKQELKENVLEQINHLNSHYREVIILYYYVELSYEEIATTLNISQGTVKSRLFRAKKMLKSEMIKAEKGQPVTI; via the coding sequence ATGAACCGACTGACAAATAAGAAAAGTACTGAAGAAATCAGATCATATAGAATTTTATTTGAAACATATAAAGGCAAAGTTTATCGGGTAGCCTACTATATTTTAAAAAATGAGCAAGACTCGAAGGATATTGTACAAGAAGCCTTTACCATTGCCTATAAAAAAATGGATACATTGAGAGACTTAAGCAAGTTTGAAAGCTGGATTTGTACAATCGGGGCCAACCTGGCCAAGGATAAATGTAAAAAGAACGGCAAGGAGATATTGACCGATGACTATGATAAAGTGATGCCCATGGTAAGTGTGATAGAGCCCATTGAGTTACAAGAGGAAATATTAGAAAAACAAGAACTCAAGGAAAATGTATTGGAACAAATTAATCACCTAAACAGTCATTATAGAGAGGTGATTATCCTTTATTACTATGTTGAATTATCCTATGAGGAAATTGCAACTACACTGAACATCAGTCAAGGGACAGTAAAATCTAGACTGTTTAGAGCTAAAAAGATGTTAAAATCTGAGATGATAAAAGCTGAAAAAGGTCAGCCAGTAACAATATAA
- a CDS encoding DUF4367 domain-containing protein — protein sequence MSKVNELDRVIKEVIHQEVNLIEVPDMYDVWNDIEKNINKKHKHRLFTFNKRIAGIIAALLVLGVTLSTTDEGYTYYRRILNFFSSTEGDHISIQLDYGSNNNPQLNFETTTHKLSLEEAKQNVSFHMGIPSYVPDGYNIQEAFLTEFNGEVLNVELIYISNNNELVRIDQEPIFEQHAEVININLNNATVEQIEKNNIIYTVIKMKNDKVIIIWDMHEVKYTVDMTSNDELMKMVFSIE from the coding sequence ATGAGCAAAGTAAATGAGCTAGATAGAGTGATAAAAGAAGTAATCCATCAGGAGGTAAACTTGATAGAAGTTCCAGATATGTATGATGTGTGGAATGATATAGAAAAGAATATTAATAAAAAACATAAGCATAGATTGTTCACTTTCAACAAAAGGATAGCAGGCATAATCGCTGCATTATTAGTATTAGGGGTTACCCTTAGTACTACTGATGAGGGCTATACATATTACCGAAGGATTTTAAACTTTTTCTCCAGTACTGAAGGAGATCATATCAGTATTCAACTAGATTATGGTAGCAATAATAATCCTCAATTGAATTTTGAAACCACTACTCATAAGTTATCCTTAGAAGAAGCCAAACAGAATGTAAGTTTTCATATGGGTATACCATCTTATGTACCAGATGGATATAACATACAAGAAGCGTTCCTAACAGAATTTAATGGGGAAGTTTTGAATGTAGAGCTTATTTATATCTCCAATAATAATGAGCTAGTTCGAATTGATCAAGAGCCTATTTTTGAACAACATGCTGAAGTGATAAACATCAATTTAAATAATGCTACTGTAGAACAAATTGAGAAAAATAATATCATTTACACTGTTATTAAAATGAAAAATGATAAGGTCATAATTATATGGGATATGCATGAAGTGAAGTATACGGTTGATATGACTAGTAATGATGAATTAATGAAAATGGTATTTTCTATAGAATAA
- a CDS encoding RNA polymerase sigma factor: MNRLTNKKSTEEIRSYRILFETYKGKVYRVAYYILKNDQDSKDIVQEAFTIAYKKMDTLRDLSKFESWICTIAANLAKDKCKKNCKEILTDDYDKVMPMVSVIEPIELQEEIIEKQELKANILEQINHLNSHYKEVIILYYYVELSYDEIGTALNISPGTVKSRMFRAKKILKSKIMIAEGGQPITI; the protein is encoded by the coding sequence ATGAACCGACTGACAAATAAGAAAAGTACTGAAGAAATCAGATCATATAGAATTTTATTTGAAACATATAAAGGCAAAGTTTATCGGGTAGCCTACTATATTTTAAAAAATGATCAAGACTCGAAGGATATTGTACAAGAAGCCTTTACCATTGCCTATAAAAAGATGGATACCTTGAGGGACTTAAGCAAGTTTGAAAGCTGGATTTGTACAATTGCGGCTAACTTGGCCAAGGATAAATGTAAAAAGAACTGCAAGGAGATTTTGACCGATGATTATGATAAGGTGATGCCCATGGTAAGTGTGATAGAGCCCATTGAGTTACAAGAAGAAATAATAGAAAAACAAGAACTCAAGGCAAATATATTGGAACAAATTAATCATCTAAACAGTCATTATAAAGAGGTGATCATCCTTTATTACTACGTTGAATTATCTTATGATGAAATTGGAACTGCATTGAATATCAGCCCAGGAACAGTGAAATCAAGAATGTTTAGAGCTAAAAAAATACTTAAATCCAAAATAATGATTGCTGAAGGTGGCCAACCAATAACGATATAA
- a CDS encoding DUF4367 domain-containing protein: MTKKKDLDSIIKQVVQEETTLIEIPDMSDVWNNIENNINKGSYFTVFTFNNKVAGIVAAMLVLVFTYSNTDEGYAYYRRVLSFITNTVENKTVINIESRQSTNLNPDIDESWELITESLSVEEAIGRATFQIKIPTYTPAGYSIDEIILKQFAGETLTAGLLYMSQDQSLIKLVQEPILGEYAQTIQVDSERTKVSQFKENGIDYHMMEFSDGEVMVLWQMSEVKYTVTGVGKEEIKKLILSIE, translated from the coding sequence ATGACTAAGAAAAAGGATTTAGATTCGATAATAAAGCAAGTTGTTCAGGAAGAAACGACTTTGATCGAGATTCCAGACATGAGTGATGTATGGAACAATATAGAAAATAATATTAATAAAGGAAGCTATTTTACAGTATTTACCTTTAACAACAAGGTAGCAGGAATTGTGGCTGCAATGCTAGTACTGGTATTTACATACAGCAATACCGATGAAGGTTATGCCTATTACAGGAGAGTTTTAAGCTTTATTACTAATACAGTTGAAAACAAAACAGTTATCAATATAGAATCAAGGCAAAGTACTAATTTAAACCCTGATATAGATGAAAGCTGGGAGTTGATCACAGAAAGCCTCTCTGTTGAGGAGGCAATTGGAAGGGCAACATTTCAGATAAAAATACCTACTTACACCCCAGCGGGATATTCCATAGATGAAATCATATTAAAACAGTTTGCTGGTGAAACATTAACTGCAGGGCTTCTATATATGTCGCAGGATCAGAGTTTAATTAAGCTAGTTCAAGAGCCAATATTAGGAGAATATGCTCAGACAATCCAAGTAGATTCAGAACGAACAAAGGTAAGTCAATTTAAAGAAAATGGGATCGACTATCATATGATGGAGTTCAGTGATGGTGAAGTGATGGTCTTATGGCAAATGTCAGAAGTCAAATATACAGTGACCGGAGTTGGTAAGGAAGAAATTAAGAAATTGATACTTTCTATAGAATAA